A single Micromonospora sp. CCTCC AA 2012012 DNA region contains:
- the efeU gene encoding iron uptake transporter permease EfeU — protein MFATYLIGLREGLEATLVVSILVAFLVKSQRRDRLPQVWAGVGLAVVLSVFFGWLIEYTSTSLLARSEDRELFEAITSVAAVVFVTWMIFWMRKAARSIAGELRGKLSDALAVGSLAVLGMSFLAVIREGLETALIFYSAAQSAAGGAGRGPLLALIGGIATAVVIGFLIYRSALKINLSTFFTWTGALLILVAAGILKYGVHDFQEAGVLPGLNNLAFDISGVLDPSTWYAALLAGMFNITATPSVLEMLAWVAYAVPVLVLFLRKPAAPARPTAAAQPVAAPSAPAGTTTPVSSTAPAEPAAAAEATPAAPTSPVTDARQRA, from the coding sequence ATGTTCGCCACGTACCTGATCGGCCTGCGGGAAGGCCTGGAAGCGACCCTCGTGGTCAGCATCCTGGTCGCGTTCCTGGTGAAGTCGCAGCGGCGGGACCGGCTGCCGCAGGTCTGGGCCGGCGTCGGCCTGGCCGTGGTGCTGTCCGTCTTCTTCGGCTGGCTGATCGAGTACACGTCGACCTCGCTGCTGGCCCGCTCCGAGGACCGGGAGCTCTTCGAGGCGATCACCTCCGTCGCCGCCGTGGTCTTCGTGACCTGGATGATCTTCTGGATGCGTAAGGCCGCCCGGAGCATCGCCGGTGAGCTGCGCGGCAAGCTCAGCGACGCCCTCGCCGTCGGCTCCCTCGCGGTGCTCGGGATGTCCTTCCTGGCCGTGATCCGGGAGGGCCTGGAGACCGCCCTGATCTTCTACTCGGCCGCCCAGAGCGCGGCCGGGGGCGCCGGTCGCGGACCGCTGCTGGCGCTGATCGGCGGCATCGCCACCGCCGTGGTGATCGGCTTCCTGATCTACCGCAGCGCACTGAAGATCAACCTGAGCACCTTCTTCACCTGGACCGGTGCGCTGCTCATCCTGGTCGCCGCCGGCATCCTCAAGTACGGCGTGCACGACTTCCAGGAGGCCGGCGTGCTGCCCGGCCTGAACAACCTGGCCTTCGACATCTCCGGCGTGCTCGACCCCAGCACCTGGTACGCGGCGCTGCTCGCCGGCATGTTCAACATCACCGCCACCCCGAGCGTGCTGGAGATGCTCGCCTGGGTCGCCTACGCGGTGCCGGTCCTCGTGCTCTTCCTCCGCAAGCCGGCCGCACCGGCCAGGCCGACCGCCGCAGCGCAGCCCGTCGCCGCACCCTCGGCCCCGGCCGGGACCACCACGCCGGTTTCGTCGACCGCCCCGGCCGAGCCGGCCGCCGCCGCCGAGGCGACGCCCGCCGCGCCGACGTCGCCGGTCACCGACGCGCGCCAGCGCGCCTGA
- a CDS encoding tetratricopeptide repeat protein encodes MTAPGEQLTRVVALLELDRPEQALAELGRLPGALATGAAAYRLRVLALSALDRWDETAAVARRGLAEVGPDPELLGRLGVALRHQGAYAPAERALLDALALDPQDPWLLCQYADLCVTVDQTDKAARLLARAAELAPEDPAVHAGRIQLAYARGDDRAAERLAREFLGRHPEHPAALAMHGGIAVERGRITAAHRSFGQAVAHQPDDPDYAEAAWETRVYAHPLLLPLRPLYRLGIRLWLIAVGSIALLNLLGLPVAAFAVAMTWLAYCVWSWIAPPLVRRLVRGRWRA; translated from the coding sequence GTGACCGCCCCCGGGGAGCAGCTGACCCGCGTGGTCGCCCTGCTGGAGCTGGACCGCCCGGAGCAGGCGCTGGCGGAGCTGGGTCGGCTGCCCGGGGCGCTGGCCACCGGCGCGGCGGCGTACCGGCTGCGGGTGCTGGCGCTCAGCGCGTTGGACCGCTGGGACGAGACGGCCGCGGTCGCCCGGCGGGGGTTGGCCGAGGTCGGGCCGGATCCCGAACTGCTCGGCCGGCTGGGTGTCGCGCTGCGCCACCAGGGCGCCTACGCGCCGGCCGAACGGGCGCTGCTCGACGCGCTGGCCCTCGACCCGCAGGACCCGTGGCTGCTCTGCCAGTACGCCGACCTCTGCGTCACCGTCGACCAGACCGACAAGGCCGCCCGGCTGCTCGCCCGCGCCGCCGAGCTGGCGCCGGAGGATCCGGCCGTGCACGCCGGCCGGATCCAGCTCGCGTACGCCCGGGGCGACGACCGGGCGGCCGAGCGGCTGGCCCGGGAGTTCCTCGGCCGCCACCCGGAGCACCCGGCGGCGCTGGCCATGCACGGCGGGATCGCGGTGGAACGCGGCCGGATCACCGCCGCGCACCGCTCCTTCGGTCAGGCGGTCGCACACCAGCCCGACGACCCCGACTACGCCGAGGCCGCCTGGGAGACCCGGGTGTACGCACACCCGCTGCTGCTGCCGCTGCGCCCGCTCTACCGGCTGGGCATCCGGCTGTGGCTGATCGCGGTGGGCAGCATCGCCCTGCTCAACCTGCTCGGGCTGCCCGTCGCCGCGTTCGCCGTGGCGATGACCTGGCTGGCCTACTGCGTCTGGTCCTGGATCGCCCCACCCCTGGTCCGCCGCCTGGTACGCGGCCGGTGGCGGGCGTGA
- the ahcY gene encoding adenosylhomocysteinase, protein MTSTLPAAPSGASSEVRPSTLAEGDYKVADLSLAEFGRKEIQLAEHEMPGLMAIRREFAEAQPLAGARITGSLHMTIQTAVLIETLVALGAQVRWASCNIFSTQDHAAAAIVVGPDGTPEAPAGVPVYAWKGESLEEYWWCTEQVLAWPDGQGPNMILDDGGDATLLVHKGAEFEKAGVVPPVESADSEEYAVILKLLHRSLAEDGQRWTRIAAGIKGVTEETTTGVHRLYEMHRAGTLLFPAINVNDSVTKSKFDNKYGCRHSLIDGINRATDVLIGGKMAVVLGYGDVGKGCAESLRGQGARVVVTEVDPICALQAAMDGYQVATLDDVVEQADIFITATGCFDVITNEHMARMKHQAIVGNIGHFDNEIDMAGLAKRSDVERINIKPQVDLWKFADGHAIIVLSEGRLLNLGNATGHPSFVMSNSFANQTIAQIELFTKTEEYPIGVYVLPKHLDEKVARLHLAALGAKLSTLTKEQAAYLGVSQEGPFKPDHYRY, encoded by the coding sequence ATGACCAGCACCCTCCCGGCTGCCCCCAGCGGCGCGTCGTCCGAGGTCCGGCCGAGCACCCTCGCCGAGGGCGACTACAAGGTGGCGGATCTGTCGCTCGCCGAGTTCGGGCGCAAGGAGATCCAGCTCGCCGAGCACGAGATGCCCGGCCTGATGGCCATCCGGCGTGAGTTCGCCGAGGCGCAGCCGCTGGCCGGCGCCCGGATCACCGGCTCGCTGCACATGACCATCCAGACCGCCGTCCTGATCGAGACCCTGGTCGCGCTCGGCGCGCAGGTCCGCTGGGCGTCCTGCAACATCTTCTCCACCCAGGACCACGCCGCCGCGGCCATCGTGGTCGGCCCGGACGGCACCCCCGAGGCCCCGGCCGGCGTCCCGGTCTACGCCTGGAAGGGCGAGAGCCTCGAGGAGTACTGGTGGTGCACCGAGCAGGTGCTCGCCTGGCCCGACGGCCAGGGCCCCAACATGATCCTCGACGACGGCGGTGACGCCACCCTCCTCGTCCACAAGGGTGCCGAGTTCGAGAAGGCCGGGGTCGTCCCGCCGGTCGAGTCCGCCGACTCCGAGGAGTACGCGGTCATCCTCAAGCTGCTGCACCGCTCGCTCGCCGAGGACGGCCAGCGCTGGACCCGGATCGCGGCCGGCATCAAGGGCGTGACCGAGGAGACCACCACCGGCGTGCACCGGCTCTACGAGATGCACCGCGCCGGCACCCTGCTCTTCCCGGCCATCAACGTCAACGACTCGGTGACCAAGAGCAAGTTCGACAACAAGTACGGCTGCCGCCACTCGCTCATCGACGGCATCAACCGCGCCACCGACGTGCTGATCGGCGGCAAGATGGCCGTCGTCCTCGGCTACGGCGACGTGGGCAAGGGTTGCGCCGAGTCGCTGCGCGGCCAGGGCGCGCGGGTCGTGGTGACCGAGGTCGACCCGATCTGCGCCCTCCAGGCGGCGATGGACGGCTACCAGGTCGCCACCCTGGACGACGTGGTCGAGCAGGCCGACATCTTCATCACCGCCACCGGCTGCTTCGACGTCATCACCAACGAGCACATGGCCCGGATGAAGCACCAGGCCATCGTCGGCAACATCGGCCACTTCGACAACGAGATCGACATGGCCGGCCTGGCCAAGCGGTCCGACGTCGAGCGGATCAACATCAAGCCGCAGGTCGACCTCTGGAAGTTCGCCGACGGGCACGCGATCATCGTGCTCTCCGAGGGCCGCCTGCTGAACCTGGGCAACGCCACCGGCCACCCGAGCTTCGTCATGTCGAACTCGTTCGCCAACCAGACGATCGCCCAGATCGAGCTCTTCACCAAGACCGAGGAGTACCCGATCGGCGTCTACGTGCTGCCGAAGCACCTGGACGAGAAGGTCGCCCGGCTGCACCTGGCGGCGCTCGGCGCCAAGCTGAGCACGCTCACCAAGGAGCAGGCCGCCTACCTGGGCGTCTCCCAGGAGGGCCCGTTCAAGCCGGACCACTACCGGTACTGA
- the manA gene encoding mannose-6-phosphate isomerase, class I, which translates to MELLNGRIRDYAWGSRSAIAELQGRPVPSEGPEAELWLGAHPGAPATVDRDGTPVSLTDLLLAEPAHWLGERLVGRFGTRLPFLLKVLAADAPLSLQAHPDAEQARAGHAADAERGDGRVNYVDPYHKPELLVALSPFEALCGFRDPAESATAIEAFGVPVLAPVVAALRTGPAGLREAVRLLLSWPESERAGLVAAVLAAESAGSDAELARALAVRYPADPGVLVALLLHHVRLAPGEAIWMPAGNLHAYLRGAGVEIMAASDNVLRGGLTPKRVDVAELLRVLRFEVLEQPVVAPVVVAPGVVTWPVPVDDFALHRVTVEAGAPGVRLALPGPRVVLCRAGKLAVDDGVGTVTLAPGQAAVGTAAGGPLVVGGEGEAYVATCGLR; encoded by the coding sequence GTGGAACTGCTGAACGGCCGCATTCGCGACTACGCGTGGGGGTCCCGCTCGGCGATCGCCGAGTTGCAGGGGCGCCCGGTGCCGAGCGAGGGTCCGGAGGCCGAGCTGTGGCTGGGCGCCCATCCGGGCGCCCCGGCCACGGTGGACCGGGACGGCACGCCGGTGAGCCTGACCGACCTGCTGCTCGCCGAGCCGGCGCACTGGCTGGGCGAGCGCCTGGTGGGCCGGTTCGGCACCCGGCTGCCGTTCCTGCTGAAGGTGCTGGCCGCCGACGCCCCGCTCAGCCTCCAGGCCCACCCGGACGCGGAGCAGGCGCGGGCGGGGCACGCCGCGGACGCGGAGCGCGGCGACGGGCGGGTGAACTACGTCGACCCGTACCACAAGCCGGAGCTGCTGGTCGCGCTCTCGCCGTTCGAGGCGCTGTGCGGGTTCCGTGACCCGGCGGAGTCGGCGACGGCGATCGAGGCGTTCGGCGTACCCGTGCTGGCGCCGGTGGTGGCGGCGTTGCGGACCGGGCCGGCGGGGCTGCGGGAGGCCGTACGCCTGCTGTTGAGCTGGCCGGAGTCGGAGCGGGCGGGGCTGGTCGCGGCGGTGCTGGCGGCGGAGTCGGCCGGCTCCGACGCGGAGCTGGCCCGCGCGCTGGCGGTGCGGTACCCGGCCGATCCGGGGGTGCTGGTGGCGTTGCTGCTGCACCACGTGCGGCTGGCGCCCGGGGAGGCGATCTGGATGCCGGCCGGCAACCTGCACGCCTATCTGCGGGGCGCCGGCGTGGAGATCATGGCGGCCAGCGACAACGTGCTGCGCGGCGGGCTGACCCCGAAGCGGGTGGACGTGGCCGAGCTGCTGCGGGTGCTGCGTTTCGAGGTGCTGGAGCAGCCGGTGGTGGCGCCGGTCGTGGTGGCGCCGGGGGTGGTGACCTGGCCGGTGCCGGTGGACGACTTCGCGCTGCACCGGGTGACGGTGGAGGCCGGCGCGCCGGGGGTGCGGCTGGCCCTGCCGGGGCCGCGGGTGGTGCTCTGTCGGGCCGGCAAGCTCGCCGTCGACGACGGGGTGGGCACCGTCACGCTCGCGCCCGGACAGGCGGCGGTCGGGACCGCGGCCGGCGGGCCGCTGGTGGTCGGCGGTGAGGGCGAGGCGTACGTCGCGACGTGCGGCCTGCGCTGA
- a CDS encoding cation diffusion facilitator family transporter, producing MSANGGTKAIVAALAANIGIAVTKFIAFLLTGSSSMLAESIHSVADSGNQGLLLLGGRRAKREATPEHPFGYGRERYIYAFIVAIVLFSLGGLFALYEAYHKAADPHPISSWQWVPVAVLVAAIGMEGFSFRTAIKESNQIRGSQSWVRFIRRAKAPELPVVLLEDFGALIGLVFALFGVGMTLLTGNGMWDAAGTAMIGVLLVIIAATLAIETKSLLLGEGADPKELAKIERAVAGGPEVERIIHMKTLYLGPEELMVAAKIAVSPCESAEELARGINAVEARIRAEVPIARVIYLEPDIYSAAAERAGTGAASHTAVPQPEADEEAVHPGS from the coding sequence ATGAGCGCCAACGGCGGGACGAAGGCGATCGTCGCCGCGCTCGCGGCAAACATCGGCATCGCCGTCACCAAGTTCATCGCGTTCCTGCTGACCGGCTCCTCGTCGATGCTGGCCGAGTCGATCCACTCGGTCGCGGACTCCGGCAACCAGGGCCTGCTGCTGCTCGGCGGGCGGCGGGCCAAGCGGGAGGCCACCCCGGAACACCCCTTCGGGTACGGCCGGGAGCGGTACATCTACGCGTTCATCGTGGCGATCGTGCTGTTCAGTCTGGGTGGCCTCTTCGCGCTCTACGAGGCGTACCACAAGGCGGCCGATCCGCACCCGATCTCCAGCTGGCAGTGGGTGCCGGTGGCGGTGCTGGTCGCCGCGATCGGGATGGAGGGCTTCTCGTTCCGTACCGCGATCAAGGAGTCGAACCAGATCCGGGGCAGCCAGTCCTGGGTGCGGTTCATCCGCCGGGCCAAGGCGCCGGAGCTGCCGGTGGTGCTGCTGGAGGACTTCGGCGCGCTGATCGGTCTGGTCTTCGCGCTCTTCGGCGTGGGGATGACGCTGCTCACCGGCAACGGAATGTGGGACGCGGCCGGCACCGCGATGATCGGTGTCCTGCTGGTGATCATCGCCGCCACGCTGGCGATCGAGACGAAGAGCCTGCTGCTGGGGGAGGGTGCCGACCCGAAGGAGCTGGCGAAGATCGAGCGGGCCGTCGCCGGCGGCCCGGAGGTCGAGCGGATCATCCACATGAAGACGCTCTACCTGGGTCCGGAGGAGCTGATGGTGGCCGCGAAGATCGCGGTGTCGCCGTGCGAGAGCGCCGAGGAACTGGCCCGGGGCATCAACGCCGTGGAGGCCCGCATCCGGGCCGAGGTGCCGATCGCCCGGGTGATCTACCTGGAACCGGACATCTACAGCGCAGCCGCGGAGCGGGCCGGCACCGGGGCCGCCTCGCACACCGCGGTGCCGCAGCCTGAGGCCGACGAAGAGGCCGTGCACCCCGGGAGTTGA
- a CDS encoding SIS domain-containing protein, translated as MMEGTAGVSGHRHADESLLDNPDALAEHDPGGMLRFTASAGAQVRESAALTAEANLSLLEDDGRPRAVVIAGIGTAGRTGDVLATVAGPRCPVPVIPHRSAGVPGWVGAADVVIAVSASGRSPEALGAAEAAHRRGARLVAVGAPDSQLQSVAERARAPFIPVPRRAPARASLWALTVPVLLAARTLGLVKVNEADLAETAARLDADADRCRPTAESFVNPAKSLALGLSGSIPIVWGSSPLATVAARRFGDTLSANARYPVVTGALGEAGRGRVGLLDGVFGGLVEGERDIFADPDSADPDATRLRLVLLRDGGLNAEDDTDEPLAVEERRADAVQTLAERRGVRCDVVTAEGGSALERLASLMAVPDFASIYLALAHGLDPMAVPAITEMKELSNQ; from the coding sequence GTGATGGAGGGGACGGCCGGGGTCAGCGGGCACCGGCACGCCGACGAGTCGCTGCTCGACAACCCGGACGCGCTCGCCGAGCACGACCCGGGTGGCATGCTCCGCTTCACCGCCTCCGCGGGCGCGCAGGTGCGGGAGTCGGCGGCGTTGACCGCCGAGGCCAACCTGTCGCTGCTGGAGGACGACGGTCGCCCCCGGGCGGTCGTCATCGCCGGTATCGGCACCGCGGGGCGTACGGGTGACGTGCTGGCCACGGTCGCCGGGCCGCGCTGCCCGGTGCCGGTCATCCCGCACCGCAGCGCCGGCGTGCCCGGCTGGGTCGGTGCGGCGGACGTGGTCATCGCGGTCAGCGCCTCCGGTCGCAGCCCCGAGGCGCTGGGTGCCGCCGAGGCGGCGCATCGGCGGGGCGCGCGGCTGGTCGCCGTCGGCGCCCCCGACTCGCAGCTCCAGTCGGTGGCCGAGCGGGCCCGCGCCCCGTTCATCCCGGTGCCCCGGCGGGCCCCGGCCCGGGCCAGCCTCTGGGCGCTCACGGTGCCGGTCCTGCTCGCGGCCCGTACGCTCGGGCTGGTGAAGGTCAACGAGGCGGACCTGGCCGAGACCGCGGCCCGGCTGGACGCGGACGCCGACCGGTGCCGCCCCACCGCCGAGTCCTTCGTCAACCCGGCGAAGTCCCTCGCCCTGGGCCTGTCCGGCTCCATCCCGATCGTCTGGGGATCGTCGCCACTGGCGACCGTCGCCGCCCGCCGCTTCGGTGACACCCTCTCCGCCAACGCCCGCTACCCGGTCGTCACCGGGGCGCTCGGCGAGGCCGGCCGGGGCCGCGTCGGCCTGCTCGACGGCGTCTTCGGCGGGCTGGTCGAGGGGGAGCGGGACATCTTCGCCGACCCGGACTCCGCCGACCCCGACGCGACCCGGCTGCGGCTGGTGCTGCTGCGCGACGGCGGGCTCAACGCCGAGGACGACACCGACGAGCCGCTCGCGGTGGAGGAGCGCCGGGCCGACGCGGTGCAGACCCTCGCCGAGCGGCGGGGCGTGCGCTGCGACGTGGTCACCGCCGAGGGTGGCTCCGCGCTGGAGCGGCTCGCCTCGCTGATGGCGGTGCCGGACTTCGCCTCGATCTATCTCGCGTTGGCCCACGGCCTTGACCCGATGGCGGTCCCGGCCATCACCGAAATGAAGGAGCTGTCGAACCAGTGA
- a CDS encoding Trm112 family protein — MALDPQLLEILACPDTHHAPLDYDAEAQTLTCTECGRIFEVRDDVPVLLLDEARGGPAQQR; from the coding sequence GTGGCCCTCGACCCGCAGTTGCTCGAGATTCTCGCCTGTCCGGACACGCATCACGCCCCGCTCGACTACGACGCCGAGGCGCAGACGCTCACCTGCACCGAGTGCGGCCGGATCTTCGAGGTCCGTGACGACGTGCCGGTGCTCCTGCTGGACGAGGCGCGCGGCGGACCCGCGCAGCAGCGGTGA
- the nfi gene encoding deoxyribonuclease V (cleaves DNA at apurinic or apyrimidinic sites) yields the protein MAPGSVAEALRVQDELRPLVDRAGPGPTAPATVAGLDVAYAESGDRLAAAVTVLDAATLAVVDQAVSVGRPAFDYVPGLFAFRELPALLAALDRLTVRPDLLVCDGHGLAHPRRFGLACHLGVVTGLPAIGVGKTPLVGSWDGPGPRRGDSAPLRDGDELVGRVLRTRDGVKPVFVSVGHRMSLANAVDRVLALTPRYRLPETTRTADRLCRAALAADPA from the coding sequence GTGGCACCGGGGAGCGTCGCGGAGGCGCTGCGCGTACAGGACGAGTTGCGGCCGTTGGTGGACCGGGCCGGGCCGGGCCCGACCGCGCCGGCGACGGTGGCCGGCCTCGACGTCGCGTACGCGGAGAGCGGCGACCGGCTCGCGGCGGCCGTCACCGTGCTGGACGCCGCGACCCTCGCGGTGGTCGACCAGGCGGTGAGCGTCGGTCGGCCCGCCTTCGACTACGTGCCGGGGCTCTTCGCGTTCCGTGAGCTGCCGGCGTTGCTGGCCGCGCTGGACCGGCTGACCGTCCGCCCCGACCTGCTGGTCTGCGACGGGCACGGGCTGGCCCACCCGCGGCGCTTCGGGCTGGCCTGTCATCTCGGCGTGGTCACCGGGCTGCCGGCGATCGGGGTGGGCAAGACACCGCTGGTGGGCAGCTGGGACGGGCCGGGGCCGCGCCGGGGCGACTCGGCGCCGCTGCGGGACGGTGACGAGCTGGTCGGGCGGGTGCTGCGGACCCGGGACGGGGTGAAGCCGGTCTTCGTCAGCGTGGGCCACCGGATGAGCCTGGCGAACGCCGTCGACCGGGTGCTGGCGCTGACCCCGCGGTACCGGCTGCCGGAGACGACGCGGACCGCCGACCGGCTCTGCCGGGCGGCCCTGGCCGCCGACCCGGCCTGA
- a CDS encoding tetratricopeptide repeat protein: MTDRIERARELYESAVFGGDSAALSAADRTLDAVEADLLLARGRVLHARFLADRVEDPRELAFFERAAELYRTLDDPRGEGEALFWVGCLHQVIRGDDDAAAPAFARAHELATRAADRMTLSYVLRHLAFLDQAGGRLDEARRRMEESTALRREIGFLPGVAANLVALGYLAAGDGDGDRALALLDEAAVLAEKVGADGILTWVAEARANLRSV; encoded by the coding sequence GTGACGGACCGGATCGAGCGGGCCAGGGAGCTGTACGAGAGCGCGGTCTTCGGGGGCGACAGTGCGGCCCTCTCCGCCGCCGACCGGACGCTCGACGCGGTGGAGGCGGATCTGCTGCTCGCCCGCGGGCGGGTGCTGCACGCCCGTTTCCTCGCCGACCGGGTGGAAGACCCGCGTGAGCTGGCGTTCTTCGAGCGGGCCGCCGAGCTGTACCGGACATTGGACGACCCGCGCGGCGAGGGCGAGGCGTTGTTCTGGGTGGGCTGCCTCCACCAGGTCATCCGGGGGGACGACGACGCTGCTGCCCCGGCCTTCGCGCGGGCCCACGAACTCGCGACCCGGGCCGCCGACCGGATGACCCTGTCGTACGTGCTGCGGCACCTGGCCTTCCTGGACCAGGCCGGCGGCCGGCTCGACGAGGCCCGGCGGCGGATGGAGGAGTCCACCGCGCTGCGTCGGGAGATCGGGTTCCTGCCCGGGGTGGCCGCGAACCTGGTGGCGCTCGGCTACCTGGCGGCCGGTGACGGCGACGGTGACCGGGCCCTCGCCCTGCTCGACGAGGCGGCTGTCCTCGCCGAGAAGGTGGGCGCCGACGGGATCCTGACCTGGGTGGCGGAGGCCCGTGCAAACCTGCGATCCGTCTGA